From a single Oreochromis niloticus isolate F11D_XX linkage group LG3, O_niloticus_UMD_NMBU, whole genome shotgun sequence genomic region:
- the LOC102082681 gene encoding E3 ubiquitin/ISG15 ligase TRIM25 → MAQKGVQLDRETISCSICLDLLKDPVTTTCGHSYCMNCIKSFWDEEDRKGIHSCPQCRKTFTPRPVLEKNIVLAALVEQLKKTGLQAAPADHCYAGPEDVACDVCTGRKLKAVKSCLVCLASYCEKHLQPHYDAPSFKKHKLVAPSKKLQENICSRHDEVMKIFCRTDQQSICYLCTMDEHKGHETVPAAAERTEKQKELEVRRLNIQQRIQEREKDVKLLQQEVEAINGSADKAVEDSEKMFTELIRLIQKRSSDVKQQVRSQQETEVSRVKELQEKLEQEIAELKRKDGELEQLSHTEDHNQFLHNYPSLSALRPSQERKTKSQL, encoded by the exons ATGGCGCAGAAAGGAGTTCAGCTGGACCGAGAAACTATTTCTTGTTCCatctgtttggatctactgaaggatccggtgactacaacctgtggacacagctactgcatgaactgtattaaaagtttctgggatgaagaggacaggaagggaatccacagctgccctcagtgcaggAAGACTTTCACACCGAGGCCTGTCCTGGAGAAAAACATCGTGTTAGCAGCTTtagtggagcagctgaagaagactggactccaagctgctccagctgatcactgctatgctggacctgaagatgtggcctgtgatgtctgcactgggaGGAAGCTGAAAGCTGTCAAATCCTGTTTAGTCTGTCTGGcctcttactgtgagaaacacctcCAACCTCACTATGATGCaccttcatttaagaaacacaagctggtggccccctccaagaagctccaggagaacatctgctctcgtcatgatgaggtgatgaagattttctgtcgtactgatcagcagagtatctgttatctctgcacaatggatgaacataaaggccatgaaacagtcccagctgcagcagaaaggactgagaagcagaaggagcTCGAGGTGAGACGactaaacatccagcagagaatccaggagcgagagaaagatgtgaagctgcttcaacaggaggtggaggccatcaatggctctgctgataaagcagtggaggacagtgagaagatgttcactgagctgatccgtctcatccagaaaagaagctctgatgtgaagcagcaggtcagatcccagcaggaaactgaagtgagtcgagtcaaagagcttcaggagaagctggagcaggagatcgctgagctgaagaggaaagacggcgagctggagcagctctcacacacagaggatcacaaccagtttctacacaactacccctcactgtcagcactca gaccgtcccaggaaaggaagaccaagagtcagcTCTGA